Proteins encoded in a region of the Panicum hallii strain FIL2 chromosome 3, PHallii_v3.1, whole genome shotgun sequence genome:
- the LOC112885385 gene encoding E3 ubiquitin-protein ligase ATL6-like: MSCQRGGVQLPWQAWGGEHADNDAAAERFLEASTLWAPISSPPGTTGGATRRAAARYRRRGLDGNSHVAEDGGAAAVCAICLAGLEEAEAGRQAVAELGACSHVFHAACIDAWAGTGAAATCPLCGAPMTPTPWEDDGQSLPAP, translated from the coding sequence ATGTCGTGCCAGCGCGGCGGGGTGCAGCTTCCCTGGCAGGCCTGGGGCGGAGAGCACGCCGACAACGACGCAGCCGCGGAGCGCTTCCTCGAGGCGTCGACGCTGTGGGCGCCCATCAGCTCGCCGCCAGGTACGACCGGCGGGGCtacgcggcgcgcggcggcgcggtaCAGGCGACGGGGTTTGGACGGCAACAGTCATGTCGcggaggacggcggcgccgcggccgtcTGCGCGATCTGCTTGGCAGGTCTGGAGGAAGCGGAAGCTGGGCGCCAGGCGGTCGCGGAGCTGGGCGCCTGCTCGCACGTGTTCCACGCCGCGTGCATAGACGCCTGGGCCGGCACCGGCGCGGCGGCCACCTGCCCGTTGTGCGGCGCGCCCATGACGCCCACGCCGTGGGAGGACGACGGGCAGAGCTTGCCCGCGCCGTGA